The Ralstonia pickettii DTP0602 genome segment CCGGGACCGGACGCCAATGTTGACTATGCCAGCTTAACGAACAGGATCGAGATCTGTGCACCGACGATCTCCGCACCTTCCATGCGATTGCGCAGCTCGATGCGCGCACCGTGTTCGTCAATGATCTTTTTTACCATCGCGAGCCCGAGACCCGTGCCCTTGGCTTTCGTGGTCACATAGGGCTCGAACGCACGGCTCAGGATTCGTGGTGCAAAGCCGGGACCATTGTCCGCAATGGTGAGCTTGACGGCCTGCCGGTTTTCGCCGGCAGAATCTTTGTATTCTACAGTCTCGGTGTTCAGAGTGATATGGGGCGCCGCCCTACCCGCCGCCACGTTCTCCGTGGCCGCATCCTGCGCGTTCTGCAGCAGGTTGTGGATGACCTGGCGCAGTTGCGTGGGATCACCCTTGATTTCAGGCAGGCCCGCGCCCAGCGTCGGATGGATCACCGGGTGCTCGTGCACCGCCGCATCGTCGATGCCGTACAGGTGCAGCACCTCCGCCACCAGGCTGTTGAGCTGCAGCGATTGCAGCACCGCCGGCGGCGTGCGCGCGTAGTCGCGGAAGTCATCGACCATGCGCTTCATCGCCTGCACCTGGTTAACGATCGTGGCCGCGCCGCGCTTCAGCACATCCACGTCGGTGCCTTCCAGCTTGGGCGAGAGCTTCATCTGCAGCCGCTCGGCCGAGAGCTGGATCGGCGTGAGCGGGTTCTTGATCTCGTGGGCGAGGCGCCGCGCCACTTCGCCCCATGCCACTGAGCGTTGAGCGGAAATCACATCGGAAATATCGTCGAACACGACCACATAGCCGGGCTCGTCGCGCTCGCCGCCGGGCAGGCGCGCGCCGCGCACCAGCAGCGTGAGCGGCTGTTCCTCGATGCCTGCATTGCCGTGTGGCAGTTCGATCTGCTTCTGCCAGTGTTCGGCGCCGCCCAGCACCTCGCTGGTGTTCTGGTCCGAGAAGGCCTGGCGCACGATCTCGCCGAAGGGCCCCATGCCAGGGATCTGCTCCACCGGCAGGCCCAGCACCGCGCCAAACGGCTGGCGGAAGATGCGCTCGGCGCCGGGATTGGCGGTGATCAGCACGAAACGGCGGTCGAACACCAGCACGCCCGCGGTCAGGTTCTGCAGCACGCTCTCCAGGTAGGCCTTGGACTGCTCCAGCGCGGCGCGGTTTTCTTCGACGGCCAGGCGCGCCTCGGCCAGCTGTCGCGTCATCTGGTTGAACTGCTGCGTCAGCATGCCGAGTTCATCGCGGCTCTTCAGTTCGCGCTTGGGCGAGAGGTCGCCCTCGGCCACTTCCTTGGTCCCTTGCAGCAGCATCAGCAGCGGCCGCGCCAGCTGTCCGCCCAGCAGCAGCGCCAGCATCACCGCGATAAACACCGCCAGGAACAGCGTCAGCGTCAGCGTGCCGATATACATCTTGCGCAGGCCGGTGCGGCCCAGCGCCTTTTCCTGGTATTCCTGGTACGCGCGCTGGACCTCGTCGGCATTGCGCGCGAGCACCGCCGGCACCGGGTGCAGCACCTGCAAGTAACGCTCTTCGCGCACGGTCTCGCCGACCAGGCCGAAGCCGCTGGAGGGCGATTCTTCCGGTCGGCGCTCGACCGACAGGCCGGAGCCGGCCCAGCGCGACTTCGGTGCCGCGCGCGGCACGCTGGCGCCCTCGACCATGTCCTGCGTCGCGGTCGGCGCCGCGCCCAGCGGGATGATCACGCGCAGCCGGTACAAGTGGCTGCTGTCGACGCGCTCGGCGCCCTGGCCGCTGTCGGTGGATGGGTCGGTGCCGCCCTCCACCGCCGCGAAGCCGCCGGCCAGGCGTGCCTGCTCGGCCAGCACGCCCGAAGGCAGGTCTGGCACCAGCGAGGCATAGTTGCTCGACGCGGTCGCCAGCACGCGGCCGCTGCCGGTGAAGATCGCGGCTTCCTGGATGCCGTACTGCTCGCGCAGCCGGTTCAGCTGCAGCGAGGTGGCTACGCCGGTGGAACCGGAGAGCTGGTCGGCCATCAGTCGCGCCTTGACCTGCAGGTCGGCGAGCGAGCTGTCGATGGTGGAACGGCCCAGGTTCAGGCCCGCCTCGAGCGCGGTTTCCACGCGCACGTCGAACCAGGACTCGATGCTGCGCGAGACGAACTGCAGCGATACCAGGTAGATCAGCACGCCCGGCAGCACGCCCACCACGCCGAAGAACACGGCGAGCTTGGTCATCAGCCGCGTGCCGAACTTGCCGCGGCGATAGCGCAGCCACAGCGTCAGCGCCAGCGCGCCAATGGTCAGCACCAGCAGCGCGCCGATCACCAGGTTCACCTTGAACAGCAGCGTGAAATAGCGATCGAAGAATTCGGTGTTGGCCGACGCGCCGGCCAGCAGTCCCACCAGCACCAGCGCCAGGAAGGCGATGATCCCGGCCACGACGCGGTACAGCACGCGCCGGAACCGGCTGTC includes the following:
- a CDS encoding sensor histidine kinase, whose translation is MNTSLWDSRFRRVLYRVVAGIIAFLALVLVGLLAGASANTEFFDRYFTLLFKVNLVIGALLVLTIGALALTLWLRYRRGKFGTRLMTKLAVFFGVVGVLPGVLIYLVSLQFVSRSIESWFDVRVETALEAGLNLGRSTIDSSLADLQVKARLMADQLSGSTGVATSLQLNRLREQYGIQEAAIFTGSGRVLATASSNYASLVPDLPSGVLAEQARLAGGFAAVEGGTDPSTDSGQGAERVDSSHLYRLRVIIPLGAAPTATQDMVEGASVPRAAPKSRWAGSGLSVERRPEESPSSGFGLVGETVREERYLQVLHPVPAVLARNADEVQRAYQEYQEKALGRTGLRKMYIGTLTLTLFLAVFIAVMLALLLGGQLARPLLMLLQGTKEVAEGDLSPKRELKSRDELGMLTQQFNQMTRQLAEARLAVEENRAALEQSKAYLESVLQNLTAGVLVFDRRFVLITANPGAERIFRQPFGAVLGLPVEQIPGMGPFGEIVRQAFSDQNTSEVLGGAEHWQKQIELPHGNAGIEEQPLTLLVRGARLPGGERDEPGYVVVFDDISDVISAQRSVAWGEVARRLAHEIKNPLTPIQLSAERLQMKLSPKLEGTDVDVLKRGAATIVNQVQAMKRMVDDFRDYARTPPAVLQSLQLNSLVAEVLHLYGIDDAAVHEHPVIHPTLGAGLPEIKGDPTQLRQVIHNLLQNAQDAATENVAAGRAAPHITLNTETVEYKDSAGENRQAVKLTIADNGPGFAPRILSRAFEPYVTTKAKGTGLGLAMVKKIIDEHGARIELRNRMEGAEIVGAQISILFVKLA